A DNA window from Centroberyx gerrardi isolate f3 chromosome 5, fCenGer3.hap1.cur.20231027, whole genome shotgun sequence contains the following coding sequences:
- the LOC139931427 gene encoding myosin heavy chain, fast skeletal muscle-like, with product MSTDAEMAVYGKAAIYLRKPEKERIEAQTAPFDAKSAAYVADVKELYLKCTILKKDGGKVTVKVLANQEERTVKEDDVTPMNPPKYDKIEDMAMMTHLNEAAVLYNLKERYAAWMIYTYSGLFCATVNPYKWLPVYDAEVVSAYRGKKRMEAPPHIFSVSDNAYQFMATDRENQSVLITGESGAGKTVNTKRVIQYFATISVGGGEKKKEATSGKMQGSLEDQIIAANPLLEAYGNAKTVRNDNSSRFGKFIRIHFGTTGKLASADIETYLLEKSRVSFQLPDERGYHIFYQMMTNHKPELIEMTLITTNPYDFPMCSQGQITVASIDDKEELVATDTAIDILGFTNEEKMGIYKFTGAVLHHGNMKFKQKQREEQAEPDGTEEADKISYLLGLNSADMLKALCYPRVKVGNEYVTKGQTVQQVLNSVSALAKSIYERMFLWMVIRINQMLDTKQPRQFFIGVLDIAGFEIFDFNSMEQLCINFTNEKLQQFFNHHMFVLEQEEYKKEGIIWEFIDFGMDLAACIELIEKPMGIFSILEEECMFPKASDTTFKNKLYDQHLGKNKAFEKPKPTKGKAEAHFSLVHYAGTVDYNICGWLDKNKDPLNDSVIQLYQKSGVKLLPTLYPPVVEETGGGKKGGKKKGGSMQTVSSQFRENLGKLMTNLRSTHPHFVRCLIPNESKTPGLMENFLVIHQLRCNGVLEGIRICRKGFPSRILYADFKQRYKVLNASVIPEGQFIDNKKASEKLLGSIDVNHEEYKFGHTKVFFKAGLLGTLEEMRDEKLAALVTMTQALCRGYVMRKEFVKMMERREAIYSIQYNIRSFMNVKHWPWMKVYYKIKPLLQSAETEKELQNMKENYEKMKTDLATALAKKKELEEKMVSLLQEKNDLQLQVASESENLSDAEERCEGLIKSKIQMEAKLKETSERLEDEEEVNAELTAKKRKLEDECSELKKDIDDLELTLAKVEKEKHATENKVKNLTEEMASQDESIAKLTKEKKALQEAHQQTLDDLQAEEDKVNTLTKAKTKLEQQVDDLEGSLEQEKKLRMDLERAKRKLEGDLKLAQESIMDLENDKQQSDEKIKKKDFEISQHLSKIEDEQSLGAQLQKKIKELQARIEELEEEIEAERAARAKVEKQRADLSRELEEISERLEEAGGATAAQIEMNKKREAEFQKLRRDLEESTLQHEATAAALRKKQADSVAELGEQIDNLQRVKQKLEKEKSEYKMEIDDLSSNMEAVAKAKGNLEKMCRTLEDQFSEIKAKNDENVRQINDISAQRARLMTENGEFGRQLEEKEALVSQLTRGKQAFTQQIEELKRQIEEEVKAKNALAHGVQSARHDCDLLREQFEEEQEAKAELQRGMSKANSEVAQWRSKYETDAIQRTEELEESKKKLAQRLQEAEEQIEAVNSKCASLEKTKQRLQGEVEDLMIDVERANSLAANLDKKQRNFDKVLADWKQKYEEGQAELEGAQKEARSLSTELFKMKNSYEEALDQLETLKRENKNLQQEISDLTEQIGETGKSIHELEKSKKQVETEKSEIQTALEEAEGTLEHEESKILRVQLELNQIKGEVDRKLAEKDEEMEQIKRNSQRVIDSMQTTLDSEVRSRNDALRIKKKMEGDLNEMEIQLSHANRQASEAQKQLRNVQGQLKDAQLHLDDAVRAQEDLKEQAAMVERRNGLMVAEIEELRVGLEQTERGRKVAEQELVDASERVGLLHSQNTSLMNTKKKLEADLVQVQSEVDDSVQEARNAEEKAKKAITDAAMMAEELKKEQDTSSHLERMKKNLEITVKDLQHRLDEAENLAMKGGKKQLQKLESRVRELETEIEAEQRRGGDAVKGVRKYERRVKELTYQTEEDKKNGARLQALVDKLQLKVKAYKRQAEEAEEQANTHLTKCRKIQHELEEAEERADIAESQVNKLRAKSRDSGKGKEAAE from the exons ATGAGTACTGACGCGGAGATGGCCGTTTATGGCAAGGCCGCCATTTATCTCCGTAagccagagaaggagaggattgAGGCTCAAACCGCACCCTTTGATGCCAAATCTGCTGCCTATGTGGCTGATGTTAAGGAGCTGTACCTTAAATGTACAATCCTGAAGAAAGACGGTGGCAAAGTCACCGTGAAAGTTCTTGCCAACCAGGAG GAGAGGACGGTTAAGGAGGATGATGTCACCCCTATGAACCCTCCCAAGTATGACAAAATTGAGGACATGGCCATGATGACCCATCTCAATGAAGCCGCTGTGCTGTATAACCTCAAAGAGCGTTATGCAGCATGGATGATCTAC ACCTACTCTGGGCTGTTCTGTGCAACTGTGAATCCCTACAAGTGGCTCCCAGTGTACGATGCTGAGGTTGTATCTGCTTACAGAGGCAAAAAGCGCATGGAGGCTCCACCCCacatcttctctgtctctgacaatGCCTACCAGTTCATGGCTACTG ATAGGGAGAACCAGTCTGTCTTGATCAC TGGAGAATCTGGTGCTGGAAAGACTGTGAACACCAAGCGTGTCATCCAGTACTTTGCAACAATCTCAGTGGGTGgtggagaaaagaagaaggaggCAACATCAGGAAAGATGCAG GGGTCACTGGAGGACCAGATTATTGCAGCCAATCCCTTGCTGGAAGCCTATGGTAATGCCAAGACTGTGAGGAATGACAACTCCTCTCGTTTT GGTAAATTCATCAGAATCCATTTTGGCACAACTGGTAAACTGGCTAGTGCTGATATTGAGACAT ATCTGCTGGAGAAGTCTAGAGTGTCGTTCCAGCTTCCTGATGAGAGAGGCTACCACATCTTCTACCAGATGATGACCAACCACAAACCTGAGCTGATTG AAATGACGCTCATCACCACCAACCCCTATGACTTCCCCATGTGCAGTCAGGGTCAGATTACTGTGGCCAGCATTGATGACAAAGAAGAGTTGGTTGCcactgat ACTGCTATTGATATTCTGGGCTTCACCAATGAGGAGAAGATGGGCATCTACAAGTTTACCGGTGCTGTGCTCCACCATGGTAACATGAAGTTCAAGCAGAAGCAGCGTGAAGAGCAGGCTGAGCCAGATGGCACAGAGG aGGCTGACAAGATTTCTTACTTGTTGGGCCTGAACTCGGCTGACATGCTGAAGGCTCTGTGCTACCCCAGAGTGAAGGTCGGAAATGAGTATGTCACCAAGGGACAGACTGTGCAACAG GTCCTGAACTCAGTGAGCGCCCTGGCTAAGTCTATCTATGAAAGAATGTTCTTGTGGATGGTCATCCGCATCAACCAAATGCTGGACACCAAGCAGCCAAGGCAATTCTTCATTGGTGTGCTGGACATTGCTGGTTTTGAAATCTTTGAT TTCAACAGCATGGAGCAGTTGTGTATCAACTTCACCAATGAGAAACTGCAACAGTTCTTCAACCACCACATGTTTGTCCTGGAGCAAGAGGAGTACAAGAAGGAGGGTATCATCTGGGAGTTCATTGACTTTGGCATGGACTTGGCTGCGTGCATTGAGCTCATTGAAAAG CCCATGGGCATCTTCTCCATCCTTGAAGAGGAGTGCATGTTCCCAAAGGCCTCAGACACTACCTTCAAGAACAAGCTGTATGACCAGCACCTCGGTAAAAACAAAGCATTTGAGAAGCCCAAGCCAACCAAAGGCAAGGCTGAGGCCCATTTCTCTCTGGTGCACTATGCTGGAACTGTGGACTACAATATCTGTGGCTGGCTGGACAAGAACAAGGATCCCCTGAACGACTCTGTTATTCAGCTGTACCAGAAGTCTGGTGTTAAGCTGCTGCCTACCCTGTATCCCCCTGTTGTTGAAG AGACCGGCGGTGGCAAGAAGGGAGGCAAGAAGAAGGGTGGTTCCATGCAGACTGTGTCCTCACAGTTCAGG GAGAACTTGGGCAAGCTTATGACCAACTTGAGGAGCACTCATCCTCACTTTGTACGTTGCCTGATTCCCAATGAGTCAAAGACTCCAG GTCTGATGGAAAACTTCCTGGTTATCCACCAGCTGAGGTGTAACGGTGTGCTGGAGGGTATCAGAATCTGCAGGAAAGGTTTCCCCAGCAGAATCCTCTATGCTGACTTCAAGCAGAG GTACAAAGTACTGAATGCCAGTGTCATCCCTGAGGGTCAATTCATTGACAACAAGAAGGCCTCTGAGAAGCTGCTTGGGTCAATTGATGTGAATCATGAGGAGTATAAATTTGGACACACCAAG GTGTTCTTCAAAGCTGGTCTACTAGGTACCCTTGAGGAGATGCGAGATGAGAAGCTTGCTGCTCTGGTCACCATGACTCAGGCTCTCTGCCGTGGCTACGTCATGAGGAAGGAGTTTGTGAAGATGATGGAAAGGAG GGAAGCCATTTACAGCATCCAGTACAATATCCGCTCATTCATGAATGTGAAACACTGGCCATGGATGAAGGTGTACTACAAGATTAAGCCCCTTCTGCAGAGTGCTGAAACTGAGAAGGAGCTACAGAACATGAAGGAAAACTATGAGAAGATGAAAACAGACCTGGCCACGGCCCTGGCTAAGAAGAAGGaactggaggagaagatggtgtCTCTTCTGCAGGAGAAGAATGATCTGCAGCTGCAAGTGGCATCT GAATCAGAGAATCTGTCAGATGCTGAGGAGAGATGTGAGGGACTTATCAAGAGTAAGATCCAGATGGAGGCAAAACTCAAAGAGACAAGTGAGAgactggaggatgaggaggaagtcAATGCTGAGCTAACTGCCAAGAAGAGGAAACTGGAGGATGAATGCTCTGAGCTCAAGAAGGACATTGATGACCTGGAGCTTACCTTAGCCaaagtggagaaggagaagcatgCCACTGAGAACAAG GTGAAGAACCTGACTGAAGAGATGGCCTCTCAAGATGAGAGCATTGCTAAGCtgacaaaggagaagaaagccCTCCAAGAGGCACATCAGCAGACTCTTGATGACCTGcaggcagaggaagacaaagtcaACACTCTGACCAAGGCCAAGACCAAGCTTGAGCAGCAAGTGGATGAT CTTGAAGGTTCTCTGGAGCAAGAGAAGAAGCTCCGCATGGACCTtgagagagcaaagaggaagCTCGAGGGCGATCTGAAACTGGCCCAGGAATCCATCATGGATCTTGAGAATGACAAGCAGCAGTCTGACGAGAAAATCAAGAA GAAGGACTTTGAGATAAGCCAGCATCTCAGTAAGATTGAAGATGAACAATCCTTGGGTGCTCAGCTACAGAAGAAGATTAAAGAGCTCCAG GCTCGTATTGAGGAACTGGAGGAAGAGATCGAGGCTGAGCGTGCTGCTCGCGCCAAGgttgagaaacagagagctgaCCTCTCCAGGGAACTTGAAGAGATCAGTGAGAGACTTGAGGAGGCCGGTGGAGCCACTGCTGCTCAGATTGAGATGAACAAGAAACGTGAAGCTGAGTTTCAGAAGCTGCGTCGTGACCTTGAGGAGTCCACCTTACAACATGaagccactgctgctgctctccgcAAGAAGCAGGCTGACAGTGTTGCAGAGCTGGGAGAACAGATCGACAACCTGCAGCGGGTCAAGcagaagctggagaaggagaagagtgaATACAAGATGGAGATTGATGACCTGTCTAGCAATATGGAAGCTGTGGCAAAAGCCAAG GGAAATCTCGAGAAGATGTGCCGCACCCTTGAGGACCAGTTCAGTGAAATTAAGGCTAAGAATGACGAGAATGTTCGCCAGATAAATGACATCAGCGCTCAGAGAGCAAGACTGATGACAGAGAATG GTGAGTTTGGTCGTCAGCTTGAggagaaagaagcccttgtcTCCCAGCTGACTAGAGGCAAGCAAGCCTTCACACAGCAGATTGAGGAGCTGAAGAGACAAATCGAGGAGGAAGTTAAG GCCAAGAATGCCCTTGCCCACGGTGTGCAATCAGCCCGCCATGACTGTGATCTTCTGAGGGAGCAgtttgaggaggagcaggaggccaaGGCAGAGCTGCAACGTGGAATGTCCAAGGCCAACAGTGAAGTGGCCCAATGGAGGAGCAAGTATGAAACTGATGCTATCCAGCGCACTGAGGAGCTTGAAGAGTCAAA GAAAAAGCTTGCCCAGCGCCTTCAGGAAGCTGAGGAACAGATTGAGGCTGTGAACTCCAAGTGTGCGTCTCTGGAGAAAACCAAACAGAGGCTCCAGGGCGAGGTGGAGGACCTCATGATTGATGTGGAGAGAGCCAATTCTTTGGCTGCCAACCTTGACAAGAAGCAGAGGAACTTTGATAAG GTTTTGGCAGACTGGAAGCAGAAATACGAGGAGGGTCAGGCAGAGCTTGAGGGAGCTCAGAAAGAGGCTCGTTCTCTCAGCACTGAGCTGTTCAAGATGAAAAACTCTTATGAGGAAGCTCTGGATCAGCTGGAGACCCTGAAGCGGGAGAACAAGAACCTGCAAC AGGAAATCTCAGACCTGACTGAACAGATTGGTGAGACTGGAAAAAGCATCCATGAGCTGGAGAAGTCCAAGaagcaggtggagacagagaagtCAGAGATCCAGACAGCTCTTGAGGAGGCTGAG ggAACTCTGGAACATGAGGAGTCCAAGATTCTGCGTGTCCAGCTGGAGCTCAACCAGATCAAAGGTGAGGTTGACAGAAAGCTGgcagagaaagatgaggagatgGAGCAGATCAAGAGGAACAGCCAGAGGGTGATTGACTCCATGCAGACTACTCTTGACTCTGAGGTCAGGAGCAGGAACGATGCCCTGAGAATCAaaaagaagatggagggagatctGAATGAGATGGAGATTCAGCTGAGTCATGCTAACCGCCAGGCTTCTGAGGCCCAGAAGCAGCTGAGGAATGTCCAGGGACAACTGAAG GATGCCCAGCTGCACCTTGATGATGCTGTCAGAGCGCAGGAAGACCTCAAGGAGCAAGCTGCTATGGTCGAGCGTAGGAATGGTCTCATGGTGGCTGAAATTGAAGAGCTGAGGGTTGGtctggaacagacagagagaggccgtAAAGTGGCTGAGCAAGAGCTGGTGGATGCTAGTGAGCGTGTTGGATTGCTGCACTCTCaa AATACAAGCCTTATGAACACAAAGAAGAAGCTGGAGGCTGACCTGGTCCAAGTCCAGAGTGAAGTAGATGACAGTGTTCAGGAAGCAAGGAATGCAGAGGAGAAGGCCAAGAAAGCCATCACTGAT GCTGCTATGATGGCTGAAGAGCTGAAGAAAGAACAGGACACTAGCTCTCAtctggagaggatgaagaagaacctGGAGATCACAGTCAAGGACCTGCAGCACCGCCTGGATGAGGCTGAGAACTTGGCCATGAAGGGTGGCAAGAAACAGCTCCAGAAACTGGAGTCCaga GTGCGTGAGCTGGAGACAGAGATTGAAGCTGAACAGAGACGTGGAGGAGACGCTGTTAAAGGTGTCCGTAAAtatgagaggagagtgaaggaactCACATACCAG ACTGAAGAGGACAAGAAGAATGGCGCCCGGCTGCAGGCTCTGGTAGACAAGCTGCAACTGAAGGTGAAGGCCTACAAGAGGCAGGCTGAGGAAGCG GAGGAGCAGGCCAACACTCACCTGACAAAGTGCAGGAAGATTCAGCACGAGTTGGAGGAGGCTGAAGAGCGAGCTGATATTGCTGAGTCTCAGGTCAACAAGCTGAGAGCTAAGAGCCGTGACTCTGGCAag GGAAAAGAAGCAGCTGAATAA